Proteins found in one Methanobacterium sp. genomic segment:
- the trpD gene encoding anthranilate phosphoribosyltransferase yields MITEGLKKVVSGQGLSEKEAYECMMDMVNGNASHIHISAFLAALATKGESISEITGFVKAMRQVSIKVNPQVDEPLVDTCGTGGDSFKTFNVSTISAIIAASCGVTIAKHGNRAISSKCGGADILEAMGVNIQGDARKVEFCLEKAGIGFMFAPKYHPAMGYVMPIRKKLGMRTVFNILGPLSSPANTDIHLMGVFDPDYVEILANVQRNLGVKRAMVVHGFDENGEPAMDEISTIGKTRAAFLDNGEIKIFELYPKDFGLKTTTKKLIKAPDTFDENLQIAMDVLEGKRKKKEEEARMDLSLANAGAILFLARKAETFEEGVEIAKKSVENGDAYNKLQEFVNASMDS; encoded by the coding sequence ATGATTACAGAAGGCTTAAAAAAAGTGGTTTCTGGACAAGGACTGAGTGAAAAAGAAGCTTATGAGTGTATGATGGATATGGTGAATGGTAATGCCAGTCATATCCACATATCTGCATTTTTGGCTGCACTTGCCACTAAAGGTGAATCAATATCAGAGATAACTGGTTTTGTGAAGGCCATGCGCCAAGTTTCAATAAAAGTTAATCCCCAAGTGGACGAGCCATTAGTAGACACGTGTGGAACTGGGGGAGACAGTTTTAAAACATTTAATGTTAGCACTATTTCCGCTATTATTGCAGCATCTTGCGGAGTTACCATCGCAAAACATGGTAATAGAGCTATCAGCAGTAAATGTGGTGGAGCGGACATATTAGAAGCAATGGGAGTTAATATTCAAGGAGATGCACGCAAAGTTGAATTTTGTCTGGAAAAAGCAGGGATTGGATTCATGTTTGCCCCTAAATACCACCCTGCCATGGGCTATGTTATGCCTATTCGGAAAAAACTTGGAATGCGTACAGTTTTCAACATTTTGGGTCCTCTATCTTCTCCTGCAAATACAGATATACATTTAATGGGTGTTTTCGACCCCGATTATGTGGAAATATTGGCCAATGTTCAAAGAAATCTGGGTGTTAAAAGAGCAATGGTAGTTCACGGCTTTGATGAGAATGGTGAACCGGCTATGGATGAAATATCCACTATAGGTAAAACTCGTGCAGCATTTCTAGATAACGGAGAAATAAAAATCTTTGAACTATATCCCAAGGATTTTGGATTGAAAACAACTACTAAAAAACTTATAAAGGCACCAGATACCTTTGATGAAAACCTTCAAATTGCAATGGATGTATTAGAAGGGAAACGTAAAAAGAAAGAAGAAGAAGCCAGAATGGATCTGAGTCTGGCGAATGCTGGAGCTATTCTATTCCTGGCAAGGAAGGCAGAAACATTTGAAGAAGGAGTTGAAATAGCCAAAAAAAGTGTTGAAAATGGTGATGCATATAATAAGTTACAAGAATTTGTAAATGCTAGTATGGATTCCTAA
- the trpA gene encoding tryptophan synthase subunit alpha, whose protein sequence is MSVVNGKLETYAEMFKRVKGRDEGAFIPFIVAGDPDFETSLDIVKTYVENGADALEIGFAFSDPVADGPTVQEADIRALNSGITTAKGFEFIKKIRKFTSIPIGVLVYYNLIYQMGIDTFYETAHECGVNAILAADLPPEEAKEAVDASKKYGVEQIFMVAQTTSNERLRKISKMCEGFQYVVAVMGVTGARKELEISTVELVERVKNHSNLPIVVGFGISKPEHVKNVINSGADGVIVASALLNIITENLKDKRMMLDKISIFCSGLKAATRNKYK, encoded by the coding sequence ATGAGTGTCGTGAATGGGAAGTTAGAGACCTATGCTGAAATGTTTAAACGGGTGAAAGGTAGAGATGAAGGAGCTTTTATTCCTTTCATAGTTGCGGGGGATCCTGATTTTGAAACTTCCCTGGATATTGTGAAAACCTATGTTGAAAACGGGGCAGATGCTTTGGAGATTGGATTTGCATTCAGTGATCCGGTTGCAGATGGACCAACAGTTCAGGAAGCTGATATCAGAGCCCTTAACTCAGGGATAACTACTGCTAAAGGTTTTGAATTTATCAAGAAAATCCGAAAATTCACTTCAATTCCTATAGGAGTTTTAGTATACTATAATTTAATTTATCAAATGGGAATAGATACATTCTATGAAACTGCCCATGAATGTGGTGTTAATGCCATTCTTGCCGCGGATTTACCTCCTGAAGAAGCTAAAGAGGCAGTCGATGCTTCAAAAAAATATGGGGTTGAACAGATTTTCATGGTAGCTCAAACTACCAGCAACGAAAGGCTTCGAAAAATATCTAAGATGTGTGAAGGGTTTCAATATGTGGTGGCAGTTATGGGAGTAACCGGCGCCCGAAAGGAACTTGAAATCAGCACAGTTGAACTGGTGGAACGGGTCAAAAATCATAGCAACCTACCAATAGTAGTGGGTTTTGGGATTTCCAAACCAGAACATGTTAAGAATGTGATTAACAGTGGAGCTGATGGTGTGATTGTTGCTAGTGCCCTTTTAAATATTATAACTGAGAATCTGAAGGATAAAAGGATGATGCTAGATAAAATCAGCATTTTCTGCAGCGGTCTCAAGGCAGCAACTCGAAATAAATACAAGTAA
- the trpB gene encoding tryptophan synthase subunit beta, whose translation MITNGKFGKYGGIFVPELLIPALEELERAFLKYKDDKKFNQELDYYLKEFAGRPTGLYYAQNLSEKLGCKIYLKREDMLHTGAHKINNTLGQGLLAKYMGKTRIIAETGAGQHGIATAVIGSLFEIPVDVYMGLEDVERQKLNVFRMELSGARVLPVKTGSRTLKDAINDAFRDWVATVDSTHYLIGSTMGPHPYPTMVKHFQSVIGRETRKEILEKEGKLPDAVIACVGGGSNSMGIFSGFIDDDEVELIGVEGGGDGVDTNRTGATLCKGTEGILHGSFSFVLQNYDGQISEAHSVSAGLDYPGVGPEHAHLKVIGRANYEAITNTEALKGFELLSKYEGIIPALESSHAVAYAFKYAKKPENKGKTIVINLSGRGDKDMFLAAREMRVEV comes from the coding sequence ATGATAACTAATGGAAAATTTGGTAAATACGGAGGAATTTTTGTTCCAGAACTCCTTATACCTGCGCTCGAAGAACTTGAAAGAGCGTTTTTAAAATATAAAGATGATAAAAAGTTCAATCAGGAGCTTGATTATTATCTGAAGGAATTCGCCGGACGACCAACTGGATTATATTATGCTCAGAATCTCTCTGAAAAATTAGGATGCAAAATATACCTCAAACGGGAGGACATGCTGCACACTGGAGCCCATAAAATTAATAATACATTAGGACAGGGGCTTCTCGCTAAATATATGGGTAAAACGAGAATAATTGCCGAAACTGGCGCCGGACAGCATGGTATAGCCACAGCAGTTATTGGGTCACTGTTTGAGATTCCAGTTGACGTTTACATGGGACTTGAAGATGTGGAAAGACAAAAATTAAATGTTTTCAGAATGGAACTTTCCGGAGCCCGAGTTTTACCAGTTAAAACCGGTTCACGCACCCTTAAAGATGCCATAAACGATGCATTCAGAGATTGGGTGGCCACTGTCGACTCCACGCATTACCTTATAGGTTCAACAATGGGGCCTCACCCTTATCCCACCATGGTTAAACACTTCCAGAGTGTTATAGGCAGGGAAACCCGAAAAGAAATTCTCGAAAAAGAGGGTAAACTTCCTGATGCAGTTATTGCTTGTGTTGGAGGGGGAAGTAACTCCATGGGAATATTTTCAGGATTTATAGACGATGATGAAGTGGAACTCATTGGTGTTGAGGGAGGTGGGGATGGTGTAGATACCAACAGAACTGGAGCAACCCTTTGTAAAGGTACCGAAGGAATATTGCATGGTTCCTTCTCATTTGTTCTTCAAAACTATGATGGGCAGATTTCTGAAGCGCATTCTGTTTCTGCTGGTCTTGATTATCCCGGAGTGGGTCCAGAACACGCCCATCTTAAAGTGATTGGAAGAGCAAACTACGAGGCCATCACCAATACCGAAGCCCTAAAAGGCTTTGAATTATTATCTAAATATGAAGGGATAATTCCTGCTCTGGAAAGCTCCCATGCAGTTGCATATGCTTTTAAATACGCTAAAAAACCGGAAAATAAGGGTAAAACCATCGTGATAAACCTTTCAGGTCGTGGGGATAAAGATATGTTTCTGGCTGCCCGTGAAATGAGGGTGGAAGTATGA
- a CDS encoding phosphoribosylanthranilate isomerase, whose translation MKIKICGIRSQDDLKVCEEEGADLIGFINIERSKRMVEIGEINTLISSMKDVTKAVLVIEPLDITDAEEKIIKSRITNIQLHSLSPEEISELKEKFHRKSAENKTQTSPNLTITRAVGISKVINRDKRREIENFADICDFLLFDYEIQGKTGGTGRQIPAETAIKAAKIAKHRNKDVKLTLAGGMNTARIKNEGKKLERVFDVFDINSGVEIKPGVKNINKISELMEIKQNN comes from the coding sequence ATGAAAATTAAAATCTGTGGAATACGATCCCAGGATGATCTGAAAGTCTGTGAAGAGGAAGGTGCAGATCTCATCGGATTCATTAACATAGAAAGATCAAAGAGAATGGTGGAAATAGGGGAAATAAATACCCTAATATCTTCCATGAAAGATGTAACTAAGGCTGTGCTTGTAATTGAACCCCTTGATATTACGGATGCCGAAGAAAAAATAATAAAATCAAGAATAACCAATATACAACTTCATTCCCTCTCCCCAGAGGAAATAAGCGAATTGAAAGAAAAATTTCATAGAAAAAGCGCGGAAAATAAAACTCAAACATCCCCTAACTTGACTATTACCAGAGCCGTTGGAATATCTAAAGTAATTAATAGGGATAAAAGAAGAGAGATTGAAAATTTTGCAGACATCTGTGATTTTCTCCTTTTTGACTATGAAATCCAAGGCAAAACTGGGGGAACTGGAAGGCAAATACCTGCAGAAACTGCAATAAAAGCCGCTAAAATTGCAAAACATCGTAACAAAGATGTTAAACTGACACTTGCTGGTGGAATGAACACTGCACGAATCAAAAATGAAGGAAAAAAGTTGGAAAGAGTATTTGATGTCTTTGATATTAATTCAGGAGTAGAAATCAAGCCTGGAGTAAAAAATATTAATAAAATAAGTGAATTAATGGAAATTAAACAGAATAACTAG
- a CDS encoding indole-3-glycerol-phosphate synthase, with the protein MKFTDILKERRRALEIRMKYQPLDELKENIKREKIRTNFKKSLNKDDDVSIICEYKPASPSLGKISQLMIGDVLPQFEKGGASAVSVLTEESFFNSNIDNLKLACRITTLPLLRKDFILDPYQIYEARACGASAVLLIADILPDLREGIELCKYLDMDALVECKTIEEIQMAAKAGAEIIGINNRDFDDFTINLNRTEKLAKYVPSNITLVSESGAKTSKDITLLASFGADAILVGTSVMSAWNIQKKVKKLVSASGQKRVERLVNQIGVVT; encoded by the coding sequence ATGAAATTCACTGATATCTTAAAAGAGAGGAGAAGGGCCCTAGAAATCAGAATGAAATATCAACCCCTGGATGAGTTGAAAGAGAATATAAAGCGGGAAAAAATAAGAACCAATTTTAAAAAATCATTAAATAAAGATGATGATGTTTCCATTATTTGTGAATATAAACCAGCCTCCCCCTCTCTTGGGAAAATTAGCCAACTCATGATAGGTGATGTACTTCCACAGTTCGAGAAAGGAGGGGCCAGTGCAGTGTCAGTCTTAACCGAAGAGTCATTTTTCAATAGTAATATCGATAACTTGAAACTGGCTTGCAGAATAACGACACTACCTCTACTTCGTAAGGATTTCATTCTTGATCCCTACCAGATCTATGAAGCTCGTGCCTGTGGGGCTAGTGCAGTTCTTTTAATAGCAGATATACTTCCAGATCTTAGAGAAGGAATTGAATTATGTAAATATCTTGATATGGATGCACTGGTAGAGTGTAAAACCATAGAAGAAATACAAATGGCAGCCAAAGCAGGAGCAGAGATAATTGGTATAAACAATCGTGATTTTGATGATTTCACAATTAACCTTAATAGAACAGAGAAACTGGCCAAATATGTTCCTTCAAACATCACTCTGGTGTCTGAAAGTGGAGCTAAAACTTCAAAAGACATTACATTACTCGCAAGTTTTGGTGCGGATGCAATTCTAGTGGGAACCAGTGTAATGTCTGCCTGGAACATCCAGAAAAAAGTGAAAAAATTGGTGTCTGCCTCCGGGCAAAAAAGAGTTGAAAGGTTAGTCAATCAGATTGGGGTAGTCACATGA
- a CDS encoding aminodeoxychorismate/anthranilate synthase component II produces MILIIDNYDSFTYNLYQLVGEFETNIKVFRNDEITVNEIKKLQPSKIIISPGPGNPLNNRDFGVSRDTILEIGKEIPVLGVCLGHQGIFTAFGGEIIRTEPVHGKQCYIHHKNKGMFQGVSMPLVAARYHSLVCKRDTTPPSMDIMAETDDGMIMAIKHHDYPIYGLQFHPESIGTDDGRKIMKNFLEMEVS; encoded by the coding sequence ATGATACTCATAATAGATAACTACGACTCTTTCACTTATAACCTCTATCAACTGGTGGGAGAGTTTGAAACCAATATTAAAGTCTTTAGAAATGACGAAATAACTGTAAATGAAATTAAGAAACTCCAACCTTCCAAGATAATCATATCGCCAGGACCTGGAAATCCTCTTAACAATAGAGATTTCGGAGTTTCACGTGACACCATACTAGAGATAGGTAAAGAAATACCAGTTTTAGGTGTTTGTTTAGGACATCAAGGAATTTTCACAGCTTTTGGTGGTGAAATAATACGAACTGAACCAGTTCATGGAAAACAATGTTATATCCACCATAAAAATAAGGGCATGTTCCAGGGAGTTAGCATGCCTCTCGTAGCAGCAAGATATCATTCATTAGTATGTAAAAGAGACACAACTCCACCCTCTATGGATATAATGGCTGAAACAGATGATGGAATGATAATGGCCATTAAACACCATGATTATCCAATATACGGTCTCCAGTTCCACCCGGAATCCATTGGGACAGATGATGGTAGAAAAATTATGAAAAATTTCCTGGAGATGGAAGTATCATGA
- the trpE gene encoding anthranilate synthase component I — protein sequence MVKQCNVVNAFGEFEFKNKKVKKTQIDFNSPFNLFKKIYSKYSRCFLLESMESDSGLARYSVLGFKPAATLKAQNGILEIKKEDEKEEIETPNPFNEIKSLIGNGSNEKGFRGGLVGYVSYESVRYFEPIPMQLGETPDFEFGLFLDAIIFDRLQNKCEYVTLGENRLEEIKSISQEESKKDILTFEERKHHFSQDKFQKMVLEAKEKINAGEIFQSVISNAREYKIQGNRLSFYETLRRINPSPYMYHLKLGEREVIGSSPEMLVRVEGREIETYPIAGTRKRGTTPHEDMKLERELLTDEKERAEHLMLVDLARNDIGKVSKFGTVHVPEYMNIKKFSHVQHIVSAVRGKLQNDKNAVDAFASIFPAGTVSGAPKIRAMEIINELEQIPRGPYAGAVGYFGLNGNADFAITIRTMVCDGDKAKIQAGAGIVHDSVPTNEYHECENKAEALLSALKMSGEAK from the coding sequence ATGGTGAAACAATGCAATGTAGTGAATGCTTTTGGCGAGTTTGAATTTAAAAACAAAAAAGTAAAAAAAACCCAAATAGATTTTAACTCCCCATTTAACCTTTTTAAAAAAATATACTCTAAATATTCCCGTTGTTTCCTTTTGGAATCCATGGAAAGCGATAGTGGATTAGCAAGATATTCAGTTCTGGGATTCAAACCAGCTGCAACTCTCAAAGCCCAAAATGGAATTCTTGAAATCAAAAAAGAAGATGAAAAAGAGGAAATTGAAACCCCAAATCCATTTAATGAAATAAAAAGCCTCATTGGAAATGGGAGCAATGAAAAAGGATTCAGAGGAGGTCTGGTGGGATACGTCTCTTACGAATCAGTACGATACTTCGAACCGATCCCCATGCAATTGGGGGAAACGCCAGATTTTGAATTTGGGCTCTTCTTGGACGCTATAATATTTGACAGACTTCAAAATAAGTGCGAATACGTAACTCTAGGAGAAAATCGGCTGGAAGAAATCAAATCAATCTCCCAAGAAGAATCCAAAAAAGATATTCTGACTTTTGAGGAACGAAAACATCACTTTTCACAAGATAAATTTCAAAAAATGGTTCTCGAAGCTAAAGAAAAAATAAATGCCGGTGAAATATTCCAGAGTGTTATTTCCAATGCTAGAGAATATAAAATTCAAGGTAACAGACTCTCTTTTTACGAAACTCTCCGTAGAATCAACCCCTCACCCTATATGTATCATTTGAAGCTGGGAGAAAGGGAAGTAATAGGTTCCAGTCCAGAAATGCTGGTCAGGGTGGAAGGAAGAGAAATTGAAACATATCCCATAGCTGGGACAAGGAAACGTGGAACTACTCCCCATGAGGATATGAAACTTGAAAGAGAACTTCTAACCGATGAAAAAGAAAGAGCCGAGCATTTAATGCTGGTAGACCTAGCCCGCAATGACATTGGGAAAGTGAGTAAATTTGGAACCGTCCATGTTCCTGAATACATGAACATCAAAAAATTCTCCCATGTACAACACATTGTGTCCGCGGTTCGGGGAAAATTACAGAATGATAAAAACGCGGTGGATGCGTTTGCTTCCATCTTTCCAGCAGGTACGGTGAGTGGAGCCCCTAAGATCAGGGCCATGGAAATAATAAACGAACTGGAACAGATCCCCCGTGGTCCCTATGCTGGGGCAGTGGGATATTTTGGTTTGAATGGAAATGCTGATTTTGCCATAACCATAAGAACCATGGTCTGCGATGGAGACAAAGCAAAGATACAGGCTGGAGCAGGAATAGTCCATGACTCTGTTCCAACCAATGAATATCATGAATGTGAAAATAAAGCTGAAGCCCTTTTAAGCGCACTCAAGATGTCAGGTGAAGCAAAATGA
- a CDS encoding amino acid-binding protein: protein MWDRVKHKFEKFPARMGVARKIIELGLRVGENGKIYCGDVEINDVALARGANVDRRSIRATVDVIMDDPELAAIFGNIFPAGALLKNVASDLGFGVVEIEAQAGTPGILATATHLISEQNISIRQAHAGDPELEEHPKLTIITEKPVKGEMFNKFLKIPGIKKVSIY, encoded by the coding sequence ATGTGGGATCGTGTAAAACACAAATTTGAAAAATTTCCGGCAAGAATGGGAGTGGCACGTAAAATAATTGAATTAGGGCTTAGAGTAGGTGAAAACGGAAAGATTTACTGTGGTGATGTGGAGATAAATGACGTAGCACTAGCCAGAGGAGCAAATGTAGACCGTAGATCCATCCGGGCTACAGTAGACGTGATTATGGACGACCCAGAATTGGCAGCAATATTTGGCAATATATTCCCCGCTGGAGCCCTTCTTAAAAACGTAGCCAGTGATCTGGGGTTTGGAGTTGTGGAAATAGAAGCCCAAGCAGGCACTCCCGGAATACTGGCAACTGCTACTCATCTAATTTCAGAACAAAATATAAGCATTCGCCAAGCCCATGCTGGAGACCCTGAACTTGAAGAACATCCTAAACTCACAATAATCACTGAAAAACCAGTCAAAGGAGAAATGTTTAATAAATTCCTCAAAATCCCTGGAATAAAAAAGGTTTCAATTTATTAG
- a CDS encoding HypC/HybG/HupF family hydrogenase formation chaperone: protein MCIAAPAQIIEIKDNVATVDFGGVRQQAKLDLVEDANVGRYVLVHSGYAIEVLSDEEAQESLEAWDELLKIMEEDAEEFES from the coding sequence TTGTGTATAGCAGCACCCGCACAAATTATAGAAATTAAGGATAACGTGGCCACTGTTGATTTTGGTGGAGTAAGGCAACAAGCTAAACTGGATTTAGTTGAGGATGCGAATGTCGGTCGCTATGTTCTGGTTCATTCAGGATACGCAATCGAGGTCCTATCTGATGAAGAAGCTCAAGAATCCCTTGAAGCATGGGATGAACTTCTTAAGATTATGGAAGAGGATGCTGAAGAATTCGAAAGTTAA